The following coding sequences are from one Ornithodoros turicata isolate Travis chromosome 1, ASM3712646v1, whole genome shotgun sequence window:
- the LOC135391692 gene encoding uncharacterized protein LOC135391692 produces MKLRLSEKGSPQVSGSDEGEMVPPLSQFQGISPHKLMSAYDEKKDDLDAYLMRFERIADGQKWPKEQWAAALSMCLSGEALSVFGRLPASDCNDYAKLKEALLSRFRLTEDGFRGKFQTAPPVDGKTAGQYLARLDNYWERWLQLAGTKKEYEDVKELMIRERFLERCDPKLALFIKERKPKSRKDLSKLADQFMNAQGRTNLGKETSESGVPVKQASPVSGKTGADGKGASPGVAQRQRCLICNRLGHKASNCRTNVPRGASDIICYRCGRRGHKSSECRSANTAKKDGTENSVSTCVQGGYVELKSGEKVPVVNVASKDKRPPEENNLPAVEGIIDGKRVKILRDTGCNTVIVNKALITPEQLTGKRMTVFLLDRKVRMLPVATVHIQSPYYTGELEAGCMEDPLFDVILGNVPRMRRVEEQDPHWETEPNNGEDTGSKEQDVPDLEGNTPSVGGGQQEIYHKILAVTTRQQSRKEREDFRQLRSPLLSEGIVTEDFGKEQKADLTLQKFFASNRKQFQSKNRRKGSYLFLEENDLLHRKYKSFSGESTIQLMVPQKFRLTVLELAHNGIMAGHQGAKRTAERIMTEFYWPGLQSDVKRFVGTCDICQRTSDKGRTRPLPLEKMPIIDTPFKRMAIDIVGPIKPPSEGGNRYILTVVDYATRFPEAVALPSIETERVAEALLNIFSRVGLPDEILSDRRSNFTSDLMREISRLLSVRQLTTTPYHPMANGLVENFNGTLKKMLKRMCHERPRDWDRYLSPLLFAYREVPQASLGFSPFELLYGRKMKGPLAILKQLCGGAQIYEEVKTTYQHVLDLRNKLEETCQIAHEELENASQRHKKYYDTRSRDRQLQVGDEALLLLPTEGNKLMMQWKGPFKIIEKKGEADYVIDLGHKKKLFHANILKKYEQREPATQVNAMLASVAARDGCEDHVDVDVDVPTTLGETREDCRDVIVGEELSTHQRSDVRNLTTAYEEIFSDLPGSTNLVECNLQRATDCPVHVKQYPLPFAVRGEVERELEGMLQLGIIEKSNSPYHSPVLIVKKSDGSNRVCIDFRRLNDILVADAEPIPRSESLIAEVGSRVYFTKLDLAKGYWQIPLNEESKPKTAFLTPSGLYQFRYMPFGLKTAPAVFAKLCEKCCRESPMCNITTMTCSSRLIRGKITFRP; encoded by the coding sequence ATGAAGCTGCGGCTTTCCGAAAAGGGTTCCCCCCAAGTGAGTGGGTCGGACGAAGGAGAGATGGTTCCGCCATTGTCTCAGTTTCAGGGGATTAGTCCCCATAAGTTGATGTCAGCGTATGACGAAAAGAAAGATGATTTAGATGCATATTTGATGCGTTTTGAACGAATAGCCGATGGTCAGAAGTGGCCTAAGGAGCAATGGGCAGCGGCATTGAGTATGTGCCTTAGCGGAGAAGCTTTGAGCGTGTTTGGGAGGTTACCAGCAAGTGATTGCAACGACTACGCGAAGCTGAAAGAGGCCTTGCTGAGTAGATTTCGTTTGACGGAAGACGGTTTTCGTGGCAAGTTCCAAACCGCACCACCCGTAGATGGGAAAACGGCGGGTCAGTACCTCGCTAGGCTAGATAACTACTGGGAAAGATGGTTGCAGCTAGCAGGAACAAAGAAAGAATACGAAGATGTCAAAGAACTGATGATCCGCGAAAGGTTTTTAGAAAGATGCGACCCGAAGCTGGCGTTGTTCATCAAAGAGAGGAAGCCGAAAAGCAGAAAAGACTTATCCAAATTAGCGGACCAGTTCATGAACGCGCAGGGGCGTACAAACCTGGGGAAGGAAACTAGCGAAAGCGGAGTTCCGGTTAAGCAAGCTAGTCCCGTGTCGGGAAAAACCGGAGCCGATGGGAAAGGCGCAAGCCCAGGTGTAGCACAGCGGCAGCGATGCCTGATCTGCAATAGGCTCGGGCACAAGGCCTCTAATTGTCGTACAAATGTACCTAGAGGAGCCTCAGACATAATTTGCTACAGGTGTGGACGTCGCGGGCACAAGAGCTCGGAGTGCAGGAGTGCAAATACTGCAAAGAAGGATGGAACTGAAAATTCGGTGTCCACATGCGTTCAGGGAGGATATGTTGAACTCAAGAGCGGGGAGAAGGTGCCCGTGGTAAACGTTGCGTCCAAGGACAAACGTCCACCAGAGGAGAACAACTTGCCGGCTGTGGAAGGCATTATAGACGGCAAACGCGTCAAAATTCTCCGAGATACAGGGTGTAACACTGTCATCGTTAACAAAGCACTGATCACGCCAGAGCAGCTGACAGGAAAGAGGATGACTGTGTTCCTACTTGATCGCAAGGTCAGAATGTTACCTGTTGCCACCGTTCACATTCAGTCACCGTACTACACGGGGGAGCTTGAGGCAGGATGCATGGAGGATCCTTTATTTGACGTTATACTTGGGAATGTGCCCCGAATGCGACGCGTTGAGGAACAAGACCCACACTGGGAAACCGAACCTAACAATGGTGAAGACACTGGTTCAAAGGAACAAGACGTTCCCGATCTAGAAGGGAATACACCGAGCGTGGGAGGTGGCCAGCAAGAAATCTATCATAAGATACTTGCGGTAACTACGCGACAACAGTCCAGAAAGGAGAGGGAAGATTTCCGGCAGTTGAGAAGTCCACTCCTAAGCGAGGGCATAGTGACCGAAGATTTCGGTAAAGAGCAAAAGGCCGACCTGACTTTGCAAAAGTTTTTTGCTTCCAACAGAAAACAATTCCAAAGTAAGAACCGGCGTAAGGGCAGCTACCTATTTTTGGAGGAAAACGATTTGCTTCATCGGAAGTATAAATCGTTTAGTGGGGAGTCAACAATTCAGCTAATGGTACCTCAAAAATTCAGGCTTACGGTCTTGGAGTTGGCACACAATGGAATAATGGCCGGACATCAAGGGGCAAAACGCACGGCCGAGAGAATTATGACAGAATTTTACTGGCCAGGACTGCAGTCAGACGTGAAAAGGTTTGTCGGAACGTGCGACATTTGCCAGAGAACCAGTGACAAGGGCAGGACGCGACCTTTGCCACTAGAGAAAATGCCTATCATCGACACTCCATTCAAAAGAATGGCCATCGATATCGTCGGACCGATAAAACCACCGTCGGAAGGGGGCAATCGCTACATACTTACTGTCGTCGACTATGCTACCAGATTTCCGGAAGCCGTTGCTTTGCCAAGCATCGAAACAGAAAGAGTAGCTGAAGCTCTACTGAACATATTTTCCCGGGTTGGATTGCCAGATGAAATACTCAGCGACAGGAGGTCTAACTTCACTTCCGACCTGATGAGGGAGATCAGTCGGCTGCTATCAGTTCGCCAGCTCACCACAACACCATACCACCCGATGGCCAACGGACTCGTAGAGAACTTCAATGGAACACTGAAGAAGATGCTGAAGCGAATGTGCCATGAGCGCCCACGGGACTGGGATCGCTATTTATCACcccttttatttgcatataggGAGGTGCCACAGGCAAGCCTGGGATTTTCCCCATTTGAGCTTTTGTACGGCCGAAAGATGAAGGGGCCGTTGGCAATTTTGAAACAGCTGTGTGGCGGAGCACAGATTTATGAAGAAGTGAAGACGACGTATCAGCATGTATTGGATCTGCGTAACAAGCTCGAAGAGACATGTCAAATCGCCCACGAGGAGCTGGAGAACGCGTCGCAGCGACACAAGAAGTATTATGACACGAGAAGCAGAGACCGACAGCTCCAGGTTGGAGACGAAGCCCTACTGTTACTTCCGACGGAgggaaataaattaatgatgcaATGGAAAGGACCCTTCAAAATAATTGAAAAGAAGGGAGAAGCTGACTATGTTATCGACCTCGGACACAAAAAGAAGCTGTTTCATGCGAACATTCTGAAGAAGTATGAACAAAGAGAACCAGCGACACAAGTAAACGCCATGTTGGCATCAGTGGCTGCGAGGGATGGGTGCGAAGACCACGTGGACGTCGACGTGGACGTTCCTACTACGTTAGGAGAAACGAGAGAAGATTGCCGAGATGTAATCGTCGGCGAGGAGCTAAGCACACATCAGAGAAGTGACGTGAGAAACCTAACGACGGCGTATGAAGAAATATTTTCCGACTTGCCCGGCTCCACTAATTTGGTGGAATGCAACTTACAGAGGGCAACAGACTGTCCGGTGCACGTCAAGCAATATCCCCTTCCGTTCGCTGTACGAGGTGAAGTTGAGAGGGAGTTGGAGGGAATGCTTCAGCTCGGAATTATTGAGAAGTCCAACTCTCCCTACCATTCCCCAGTTTTGATCGTAAAGAAATCCGACGGATCAAACAGGGTGTGTATCGATTTTCGAAGACTCAACGATATCCTCGTTGCAGACGCGGAGCCCATTCCCAGGTCGGAGAGCCTAATTGCAGAGGTTGGCTCTCGCGTATATTTCACTAAACTCGACCTTGCCAAGGGATATTGGCAGATTCCCCTCAATGAGGAGTCAAAACCAAAAACCGCATTTTTGACACCCAGTGGCCTGTATCAGTTCAGGTACATGCCGTTCGGTTTGAAGACAGCACCAGCGGTATTTGCAAAACTCTGCGAGAAGTGCTGCAGGGAATCCCCAATGTGCAACATTACTACGATGACGTGCTCATCGCGACTGATACGTGGGAAGATCACGTTCAGACCCTGA